GATTATCGTTGAAGTGTTTGATTTGGAGCTCACATATGTGCGACTGGAACGTTGGCATCGATCTGTCTAGATAGTGATTGGAGGAAACAACAACGACACTACAATGATGCTGCATCTGGTGGAGGAGAAGCTCCACACTTTGAGACGACGCCATCACTTGTGTACTGTGCGAAAGCTCTGACTTCCAGCCACAGAGATGAGGTCCAATGCCCTGCCGGAGCTCTACCTATCGTTGCAAGGAATAATGACATGTCCTCATGATTAAGCTCTAACTCAAATTCCCATTGTATCCCATTTCTAAATTATGTCCACATTCAATCGCCGGTGCCACTCATAGTGTCGGTCATTCTCGGTGTCTCCATAGACTTGTCCATACTGTACGCCATTGTCACACACCTCTATTGTAGTTTCGAGCATTGCTTCTTCGACATCAGGTGAATGAGTATTTATACACATGGTGTAAGTACAAATTTCAGTGCTTCATCAAACTTCACGTGCCTACGTCTTTATTTTCTTTCCTTCAAGTGTAGTCATAGTTGTCAAGGGACTAACATCTCCAAGATGCATTACTGCATCCAATGTGTCCATCTTTGACATGCCACATGCTGGGCTCCTCCTTGGTTATGAAAATAGGGTCCACGAGGTTAAAAGATGTCTCCATGCAAACTACCGGTGGCACTCATCATGTCAGCTATTTTTGCTATCTCCATAGACTTCTCCTTATGCAGTTTCCTGACACATCTCTGTTGTAGTTTTGAGCATTGCTTTTATACTACATAAAAGAAACTAGTTATCTATAGATAGGGTGTAAGTGCACACTTCATTGCTTACAAAACTTCACGTGTCTGCCTTTTTATTTATTGTTCTTCATTCAACTTTACTCTTAGTTATGGATAAACTAACATCTATATGGTGCATTAGGGCATTCAGTATATGCAACCCTGGCACGCCAAAAGTTGGACCCCATCTCAATTATGAAAGTAAGGTCCATGGGCTTAGAATAAAACTATAAAGTCCCCAGACACTTCTCTCTCCATCGTCATCCCGAACACCCTCATTCTTCTTGACAAGCTCGTACTCCCGTCATATCTTTTTGCTACAATGTGGCTGCTCTTACACACTTACATTTAGCAACCTAGCATGGTTGGCGATGGCTCAAAGGAAGAAGAAACAACCTTTGTGATCAGTGACAGATCCAGGAATTGAACTTAGCCGGGGCAGAACATTTAGGTCTAATTTTTTTATGGACAAATGCAAGCACGCTGAACAAATACTTAAAAAATTCAAATACGAAGCTAGATGCACTCGAAAAATGTTCGCATCAGAGGCTTCAAGGGACACTTGATACAGTTGGTGGGGGAGTTCCAAAATATGCAGCAATTGGTTTCATTCTTTTGAAGACTCCCTACATTACAACATCAGAAGAAATTAATTGTTAAATATATGGCGAATTGGCAATATAAGCAGCAATTGCCTTGATCAATTGTAACATATATGGCCATATCAGCAGGCTTCAAAAGGTGTAAACCAAGCACTTATAAAACACATATACTACGTACTGATGCTTTTCCTCTGTGACCATCCGTTCAATAATTGGTACTGAATTGGAGGTCATATTCAGAAGAAAATGGACTGTCTCTGGCTCTGTTGGTCTGTACCTGCTGGCTGCGCTTGCTGATTTTGCAAATTGCAGCTGCCGGCCGTTTGCACAAGCTCGACGCTGTGCCGGTGCCGGTGCCGCTGATGCTTCCTCCCAAGCAGGGTGCTGCATCTTTTGGTTCGCTCGGATCTGGATCAGGTGCCCGGCGGCCGGTGAGGCAGACTTGTGTCTGGCGGAGCTCTGTGGCGGCGAGTCAGCGACGGCTAGGTTACGCAGCTGCCCTCGCTTCCTCGCCCGATTGGGGATTTCCTTCCTGCGATTGCGATTTGGGGCGTGGGTGAATGAGTGGCCGTGCTAGGCTGCTAGCGTTTGGGCTTTGTGCTAGCCCATGTACAACAGAGCCGTTCTGTCATATCTGTGGTAGCCCATGTACAACAAATCGTATTTTTCTTTATACGTGTTTCCGTCTACCCGGGGCGGCCGACCATACTCGCCCCTACCGTGGCGCCGCCACTGTTTGTGATCCAACTAGCTGCCCCCAAATTTCTTAGGGTTTATTTTTTTACTTGAGACAATCACAAACAAAAATACACATCACAAGAAACATGTGCATAAATCAACAAAAATCCTTAGCCCAAATGATTGTGGAAATGTTATTCATCATTGACATTGATTATTATGTACACAAAATGGTTCCCATGGTTTGATACTGAATGAACGATTACCCAGTTTAATTATTTATGTCATTGTATGTAGTCACCATGTGTCTTTATACAAGGTTTACGAGACACCCCACGGTGAAGTGAATAAGGAtgtttttatttctaatgaattcACATCCAAATGTCTTTGTGTACTATTTAAGAAGAAAGAGTTCGAGCTCTCCAATTTTCATTATAATAGCAATCAAAGTTCTTTCATCAATATAGAACCACAAATTATACCATACACCTGGACATAGCGTAACTAGCTAGGCCCCATGGAAAAACATAGGTACCCATAAAGAATACAAAATAAGACAACCAAAACTGCCAAATAAACTGTACCCTCACAAGGACATAACTATTAGGATATTCTCTACATAAAATCCACAAAGAAAGACCACATGCGTGCATCCCTATCCTCAAGTAAAagacctcactagtagaaaacagggttttggtcacagggcagtattcacattagtcccggttcagtcacgaaccgggactaatgtgagcattggtcccggttcgtgcggctaaggcattagtcccggttcacctaggccctttagtcccggttggtgccacgaactgggactaaagggtgcgatgcccattagtaccgattggtggcaccaaccaggactaaaggtctaacctttagtcccggttagtgccaccaaccggtaataatgggctttgaggcattagtactggttcatggcacgaaccggtactaaaggtcccattttcaaactctacccNNNNNNNNNNNNNNNNNNNNNNNNNNNNNNNNNNNNNNNNNNNNNNNNNNNNNNNNNNNNNNNNNNNNNNNNNNNNNNNNNNNNNNNNNNNNNNNNNNNNNNNNNNNNNNNNNNNNNNNNNNNNNNNNNNNNNNNNNNNNNNNNNNNNNNNNNNNNNNNNNNNNNNNNNNNNNNNNNNNNNNNNNNNNNNNNNNNTTCAgtcttagaaaaaacaaaagaaaatgatggaaatgtcaaaaaaaaaattaagtttcccatgtgatatgtggtctagttgttgggaaaatttacaaatatgaatttcgactttatttgcaaaatctctctggaatttgtaaaatgggcataacttttgcatacgaactcggatgaaaaagttttttatatgaaaaatcatctactcgaaaagttacatccgaatttaaccggggtaaccttgttaaacattttcaaaatcctcaaaaacctaacagaaaaaaagttacggggcttttaagatctagagtggaaaaaatcgaaaaaatttcaaacttactagtggcgcaccatttgctaggtgcgccactagtaacagaaaaaaatatagtttcaattttttttttggaaaaaatgtggtcaaatctggtcaaattgtggtcaaacagtgttcaaacaatggtcaaactaattattctagaatattagtgttactaaataattatttcagttattttgaattttggtcaaatctggtcaaactatggtcaaactgtggtcaaacaatggtcaaactaattattcaagaaatattagtgttactaaataattattgtttttaaaaacaatagtttcaaactcaaacagtgaaatgtgtcacttcatgctcaagctaaattcctgagggttaataggattgacatcttactattgtcaggaaaacaacaagtgcagacttggaaacgagtgagaatagaacccggaagttaagcgtgctcaggctgggggagtgggaggatgggtgaccgttcggaaagttagatgatttggaatgatgaggggtgattagagattagaggataaattgagcagtgatgaggggtggtgattagagattagaggttaaaataattcagaaatttgaaaattcaaaaaaaattcaaaaaaaaattcaaaaaaaatcataaaattattttaatcccggttggtgttaccaactgggactaaaggtggagctccacgtggccgcggcctttagtcccggttcgtgtagggagaggcattagtaacgaccctttagtcctggttcaaaaaccgggactaaagggccttaccaactgggacaaaagcccctttttctactagtgcctccaTCCTTGAGCTGCTGAGAATTCTTCCTTTACTACCCGCTCGAATTTATTTGTCCCATGCTTTTTTAGATTTCGCTTCGCTTTCTTCATCTATAATATCATAGCTCGTCAATCCAATGGCCCACAGACTAATAGTGACGGTGTGCCTTGATTCAGTCTAAGAAGGTATCATTGACCTATATTTGACAATCATTTTCCTTAGAGGACGAGCCAACAGATTCCAACAACAACCTTGAAGTTCAAAACAACTCCATAAGGCCCTCCCCTTTTGCCCACACAAACACATATCGAACTATTGTTGATGCGACAATTTTTTTGAACAATCAGGGGGGATACCCACATGAATGCATTACTCAAGAATCCTGTAGATAAGGTCACATCAGTGTTTACATAGTGAGAGGAGAGATAGAAGCATCGGGACATAGTACACTCTTTGCTAACAGGGTTCCTAAATATGAAGATCCAGATAAAATAGTCGGAGATGATGTTTTTGAGGGTGTCAGACACCGAGTGATGCTCGTTGCAGAAAACACAGGCGTTGCAAGAGTCCCATATTTTGTAAAAGATGGAGAGGGTGACAATGGGCCAATTATTGATGTTGAGGCCCTAGCGGGGTGTGAGGGTCCCAAATGTGGTCGATTGTGGTAGGGGCATTGAGGGCGAGGAGCATCCAAACCTATGTTGTCTCGGGGCATAGGATGACAAGGTGAGCTGCATCCTCGTAGTAATGATCACATCATGGGCCGAAAGATTCGGTGGATATGGTCTTGTGGAGTAAGTTCGCGTTGGTGTTGAACCTATCTCTGAACAAAAGACATTCAAAAATCTTGACCTTGATTGGGGCCGACGATTCCCAAATGAAAAACTAATATTGACATCAATCTTGGAGTAGGGGGAGTGTAGCGAGTAAGCACACTCTAGAACGAAGTCCCATGGATGAGGAGCTTGTCATCCGGAGCGTCCTTGAAGGTAACATCCCGCAACAAAGATAAAATAGAAGCAAGTTCGACAGAAGCAACACAGGTTAGGCGATCCCGCAGGTTAGCGAGTAACCTATTTTGCAAGACTTGGGATACTAGACTGAAGAGGGAGGTGGAGTGAGGGTAAATGTGGGGGAAGGTTGAGGCTTGGGTTTATTCGATCAACCAAGTATCAAGCCAAAAGAAGGTAGAAGTGCCATTATTGGTAAGGACGAAGGATATTTTTTGGAGAAGGGAGATGGTTGTTCACTATTTTCCAGAGGAAGGAAGAGGTTTTGGGTTTTTTGTGGAAGTTGAGGGAGTATTGATTACGATACCAATGGACTAAAGGGAGTTCTTGGTTTTGTAAAAGCTTGAACTAAAATTTCACGTCGAGTAAATTGTTTTGAAGTTGGCGATTTTTTATGCCTACACCACCAGTCATCTTGGGTTGACAAACATTTTTCCAAGCAATAAGGTACTTGGTACCAGAACAGGTATCCTCGATAGCCCAAATGGACCTGCAGAAGCATCCAAGTTCTTTATGATCTTCTTTGCTAAGTAGAAGATGAACATGAAGTAGGTGGCTAGGGAGTCTACAGTGGAAGAGAACATCGTAAGGTGCCCCCCGCAAAAGAGCAAGCGGGCTGCCTAACTGCCTAAATAGTTGGCTGCTTTATGTGCCAAATTGTGAAATTTATGAGACAAATCCTGGTACCGAAGTTGAGCTTCTAGTTTTGGATTTTCTACAACATTCCTTCCTTGCCTATCTTGTATACTTCCATTGCGTGCTTCTCTAGTCCATCTCTTTAAGACATAATGTGTTGGCAATGTCTTTATATTCAGCAAATCAAGAACTTTGAGACCATGTCCACACAATACTCCTGCCCTATTGAACATTCCACAACTACATGAAATGGTTTGGGTCAAAGGATCACCTATCACTATGCGCTCCTCCTCGAACTGTAAATCACCATTCAAACTCCCAATAGCAACACCAAATTTGTTATTTCCATCCAATACTCTACAACATGCAGCCATGGATCTTTCATACTCACCTTGGAAAGCTTCAAAAATAATTGGAGTATACACTTTGCTTGCTTGCACCAACATAGGTGTGAACATTTTGATTCTTGGTAATTTTTTCCTTGCCTCAAATTCAGATTCCAATTCCTTTCTTCTTTTCACTTCCATCGTCCTCTCAAAGTGCATCAAGAATCGAACTATATGAAAATCTGATTTCAAATGATTCTTCAATGCATTGTTGAAGCTCTCACTTAGTTGTGTACTCCTCACTCCCAAACTGAAGACATCTCTCATATAACATTCAGCCCATTTTTCCTTCACCTTGTAGATACTATCTAACCAAGTTTTCTTATGCACCTTTTGTCTCATCTTATCAAACGCTTCTTCAAATTCTGCCTTGTCCTCATAGCCATACATACATGCACCAAAATCAGTCAGAATGTGAGTCTCCTTTTCTTCATCTTCCACTTCATCTCTCTCTTCCACTTCATCTTCCTCTTCGCCCTTCATTGAAGATAAATGTTTGACAACATTTTGCATTATGCGGAAGGTGCACAATCCATGATATGATTgcgtgaagacatgctctatagcTTTTCCCATTGCTATATCTTGATCCGTATAAATAGTTCTAGGCTGTCTTCCATTATGTGCTGCTAGAGAACTCTCAAAGAGCCATATAAACGAGTCCCGTGTTTCATCAAACATCAAGGCAGCACCAAAAATGGTGGTTTCTCTAAACTGATTGAGCCCAAGAAAAATACCAAATGGCCTATACTCTTTATTTGTGCCAAATGTGGTGTCAGATGTGACAACATCACCAAAGTGTGCATAATCAAGTAACATTTTAGCATCAACCCAGAATATGTTGGCAATATTCTCCTCACAATTGAGCTGCAAAGCATATTGAAATGATGGATTCTCAGCAACTTTGTCGCGAAAATACTTCAACATACTCCCAGCCTGTCCAAAAGCCAATTCTCTCTGTCTCTTGCTTCGCAAATGATTCTTTTGGTCCCGGCAAGTATAGCCAAGGTTAAGCGGCCCACCAACTTTACGACAAGCAAACTCATGTGCGGCTTTTGGCATAATTCCAGAATCATCAGCGGTTTCTATCTCGAAAGCTTGCAGTTCTGAAATCTTCCTTTGTGAAGCCAACAAGTGGCGGGGTTGTGGCAATTGAAGGTAGTGGTTGTGTTCCAACACAACTTCAGTAATTTCATAATTTTCTGTCGCTCGATCCAATGTAATAACCATCCGAACTAGACAATCAGTTCTTGTTTCAGCTCTAAAACGCTTTGGCTCACGTTCGGTTTGACATTTCCTTCTAAGACCCTCATTGGAACAAACAAATCTGCATGAAGTCACCTTTCCATCAAATTTGCTTTTGTTGGTGCATCTTTTCCTCACATCAAAGCCTATGTGACCCCCATATTCTACCCCAAAAATCCAAGCCTCATTTGAATCTTTGAATCTCATACCAACTTGAGGTATCCTCTTGTCAATTTGTGCCATTGCACAACACTTTCACAATTGCATAATACCCAAATTCTGCCAAAATTCAAAACGACATGTATATCAGAGAAAAAACAAGCACGGATGTGCAGCAATGACTAAGGAAATTGAATGATGTGCACCAAATACAATGACATCACTTCAACATCAGGGACTTGTTCGAACAATTGTCTTCACTCAAAAGATATAAACAGGATGATGATTTTCTACAGATTACTCCTCAAGCAACACACATTGTTCCGCTAAATTTTGTCCTAAATATCCTCCTGTAGGTTGCTCCTGTTTAGGTGGAGAAGCTCCACAATCTGGAGCAGAGAAGCCCCCAAATCGGCGGAATCGAAGAGGTCCGATGGCCTTAGCACCTCCGCGACGGCTCAACCCCGACCCCCTCGAGCACCTCCGTGGAATCTCAGCCCTGGcgcccctcgagcacctccgcgACGGCTCAACCCCGGCCCCCCTCGAGCACCTCCGCGGCGGCTCAGCCCCGGCCCCCCTCGAGCACCTCCGCGGCGTGCAGCTCAGCCCCAACCCCTCCTCGAGCACCTCCGCGGCGGCTCGGCCCCGGCGATGCCCCGGCCCCGTCGCCATccgtgcggtgcccctccaccccAACCCCTCGTCCACTCCCTTGCGGTGGCCTGGTGGTGGATCTCGTGGCCTTGTGGCGGACGACGGCGGCGATGTAGCCGGTTCCCTCAGCGGCGGTGCGGCGCCGATTCCATCTGCTCTGCAGCGGGCGCGGGAAAGAACTGACGAGCCCGCCTATTCCTCTTTTTCACCCGCATCGTCTCGTCTCCATGCCAAAACTACTAGGTGTTGCCTTCTTTTACTTTGTTCGCTGATAGCCGTTGGATGGAGAAATAGCGGTGGATGGGAGGGCGCATGTTACGCCGTGACTGCCAAGAGGCATGTCACCTGATCCCCCAGTCCCTCTCCTCCGTCCACCTCATCCACCGGCCAGCCGCCCAAATCACCGCCGCCTCGCTCCTCCCtactccgaccaccgccgccggcgACGGCCACCCAGGCTGCAACCCCCTCCAGTACCCCCTATCTATTCCTCGCCGCCGCATCGGTTGCCTCCCCCGCAGGCGGCCCCACCGTGCGGCTGCGGGGTGGCCGTCGAGGTCGCCGGCTGGGCCTCCCGCTCGCTTCCCCAACCGACCACCACCTCTGCCGGCTCCTCCCTTGGCTCGCGGCACCGGCTCTGTGTGGCCCGGACCCGGATTTGTTTGGCCGAGTCGAATAGGGACGGGGTCGGAGATGCTCTGAACTTCAAGTGGAGATATCTGGACTGCAAATGGGCGCCTTTTTCTATGAGCACACGCACATGGGATCACATGGTTGGTCGCTGAAGGAGTGGATGGGCTCAGCATGGCGAACTCAGCGGTAAAATTTCTCCCTTCATGATCTTTATTGTCTTGAATTCTCTCCTAGACTGAAATAAAATTCAGGTTGCTAGTAGAACTTTAAAGATAACCAATGTTTTTTTCACTATTCACATTCAGTCTCTTCCGTTGCTAGAATTACCACCTTGAGAATACGCTATCCCTGTCTCGAGATGGGCACAAATTACGTACTTAACTTCAAGTGGAGTTTTTTCTCTATGAGCAGAGCACACATGCTATTAGTATATTGTGTAGTTGCTAAAGCTAAAGTTTCTTACGCGATCAATAAAGGATCTTATTGCCTTGTGATCTCTCCCAGATCAGACCAATCATACTGCCCACGATATAAAAAAATCATGTGAGACTTGGTCTTTTTCACTACCGAATTAGAACCCTCTTAAGAGATGACAAACGGCATTACTAATCTCAAAGTACCTATCCCTTATAAGCTTATTAAGTCTTAACCCATCGTCTTGCACTCACCTGCCCCCAACCACCTCCCCCCCGGAGAGTCAACACGCGCTCATCCAGTTGCGATCTAGATCTGCACAACCACATAGCATTTCTCCTCTGCATAGCTCTTGTGTTTCGCTGTGTTTGTGAAGTGTGTTCTCTTGAGCTGGGAGCTGGACGCATTTTTCTGTTAGCACACACACATGGTAGGTCGTCGCTCAAGGTAAAGTTTCACCCATGATGATCCTATTGGGTTGAGATCTCTCCCGGACTAATCATACTGCCCACGAGATGAAAACCTAGGCCACCACTCTCTATGTTAAACGACATAGGCGTCCAAGTGCCTTTAGAAGAAAACCAATGTTTTTTCCTGCTCATATTCAGTCTCTTCGTTGCTAGAATTATCACTAATAATAATACCTTTAAAATATGTTCTGTTCGTATCGATATGGGCACAAGTTATACCGAGTTATGAGCAAGTGAAGTCATTGGGTGCATTTTTTTCAGACAAAAGACATCtattatactactccctccatcccaaaataagtgtctttgaTTTAGTACAGCTTTGTACTAAAATTGCACTAAAtcaaagacacttattttgagactgAGGGAGTAGTACTTAACTTCAAGTGGAGTCATTGGGTGCATTTTTCTGTGAGCACAGATGTTATTATATGGTTAGTCGCTAAAGTTAAAGTTTCTCAGAGGATGAATGATGGATCTTGTTTCCTTGAGATCCCTCCCAGTCCAATCATACTGCTCATGAGATAAaaatcatataagagtttgtctttTTCACTATCAAACCAAATCGCTCTTAAAATATGACAAACGGCAATACCAATCTCAAATTAGCTACCTCTTAACCTCTTGTTAATCCTTAACCCATCGTATTCCACTCACCAGCCCCAACCACCTCCCCCGGAGAGTCAACACGCGCTCATCCAGTTGCCTGGAATCTAGATCCGCACAACCCCAGACCATCTTTCTTCTGCATAGCCCTTGTGTTTCCCTGTGTTTGTGCAGTGTGTTCTTGTGAGCTGGGAGCTGTTAGAGCAACAATGGCGGAGTATGTAGTCAGGCCACTGGTATCCATGTTGACAAACAAGGCGTCCAGCTACCTGCTGGACCAGTACAAAGTGATGAATGGCATGGAGGAGGAGCGTGAGACCCTGAAGCGCAAGCTTCTGGCGATCTTGGATGTCATCCAAGATGCGGAGGAGAAAGGAGCTTCCCGACCTGGAGTGAGTGCTTGGCTCGAAGCACTCAAGAAGGCAGCCTATGAGGCGAACGATGTCTTCGACGAGTTCAAGTACGAGGCGCTCAGGCGTGAGGCCAAGAATAAGGGACACTACAAGAAGCTTGGCTTTGACATCGTAAGCCTCTTCCCTGCTCACAACCCCATTGTATTTCGTTACAGGATGGGCAAGAAATTGTGCAGGATTGTGCGCAAAATTGAGAACCTTGTCAGAGAGATGAATGACTTTGGATTCAACCAAACTCAGCAAGCACCACCATCCAAGCAGTGGCGCAACACAGATTCCATAATAATGGACTCTGAGAAGGATATTGTCAGCAGGTCCAGAAACGAAGAGAAGAAGAAGATCGTGGATATATTGATTGATCAAGCTGGCAACAGGGATCTCATGGTCCTTCCCATTGTTGGAATGGGCGGGCTGGGCAAGACCACCTTTGCTCAGCTTGTCTACAATGACCCTGTAACCAAGGAGCATTTCCAGCTACAGAGGTGGTGTTGTGTGTCAGATGATTTTGATCTTGTGAAGATTGCAAACAACATCTGTGAGACCAATGAGATCCATCGTGAAAAGGCATTGCGGAACCTTCAAAATGAAGTAAGTGGAAAGAGATACCTTATTGTGTTGGATGATGTATGGAATGAAGTTGCTGATAAGTGGGAAAAACTCAAGACCTGCCTGAAGCACGGTGCCAAGGGTAGTGCAATATTGACGACCACTCGGAATGTGCAAGTAGCACAAATTATGAAGATGTGTATTGATGATAGCCATAATCTCGGAAATCTAGATAAAGTATTTCTtaatgaaatatttgagaatagaGCATTCTGTTTGCAGAAGCCAAAGGCTGCTGAGCTAAGCGGTGTGGTTGATAAGATTATGGACAGATGTGGAGGCTCACCTTTAGCTGCCAAAGCCTTTGGATCTATGTTGAGTAACAAGACTAGCATGAAAGAATGGACAGACATACTAGCCAGAAGCAACACTTGCAATGAGGGCACAGAAACTTTTCTTGTACTCAAGCTCAGCTATGATGACTTGCCATCACACTTGAAACAATGCTTTGCCTTTTGTGCTGTATTTCCCAAAGATTATGAGATTGATGTTGAAACATTAATTCAGCTATGGATGGCACATGATTTCATACCACTGAAAGAAGGTGACAATCTTGAGAAGGTAGGTAGAGAAATTTTTGATGAGTTAACTTGGAGGTCATTCTTTCAAGATGTCAAGCGAATCCCTCGAAGAGAATGGCGGGGGGAGCTCCGTCCTAGAACAATATGCAAGATACATGATCTTATGCATGACATTGCCTTGTCTGTTATGGGAAAAGATTGTCTTACTATAGTTGATAGGCCTAATGAAAAGGAGTTACTGTCCACTGGTCCTACACGTTACTTATTCTCATCATATGCGTATATCAGAACTCTGTTGGATGATTATTTGAAGAAACACTCTCCTGCTCTCCAGACACTGCTGTATCCATATGTCTACACCAGTGGCTCAGCACCACACTTGTCGAAGTACAATTATCTGCGAGCACTGCAACTCTTCAGATTGAGAAAACTTCCACTCCAACCAAGGCACTTACAGCACCTGAGGTATCTTGATCTCTCAAATAACATGTTGATCGAAGAGCTTCCCAAGGAAATAAGCATACTGTATAATCTACAGACTCTTAAGCTTTGTAAATGCATAAGTCTTGGTCGACTTCCAGAGGATATGAAGTATATGGAAAATCTCCGTCACCTCTATACAAATGGATGCTCATCATTGAAGTGCATGCCTCCAGGCCTCGGGCAACTCACTTCTCTACAGACTCTAACATATTTTGTGGTGAGCTCTAGTCCTGGTTGCAGTACTATTAGAGAACTACAGGACTTAAATCTTGGTGGTGATTTAGAGCTATCTCATCTTCAGTTTGCAACTGAAGTAGATGCTAAAGCATGCAGCCTTGGAAATAAAGAGAAACTTACACATTTATCTCTTAAATGGGGTGATGACAGCAGTGATGAATTGGGCCACCACAGGAATGTGCTTGATGCTCTTAAACCTCATGCTGCCCTGGAGTTTCTAAGAATACGCTCCTATAGAGGTACTGGCTTCCCGGCATGGGTGGTAAGTATTAATTTTCTGCAGCATTTGACCGAGCTCCAGCTAGATGGTTGTACAATGTGTGAGGAATTTCCCCAATTTGGTCAATTTAAGTCCCTTGAAGTTCTTGTTTTGAAAAGGTTGAACAAACTTCAAAGCCTATGCAATCACAGTTCATCTGCAATATTTCCAGCATTAAAAGATCTCAGATTAAAAAAATTGGAGATTTTTGAGAGATGGGTGGCAACAGAAGGAGAAGAGTTAGCA
This DNA window, taken from Triticum aestivum cultivar Chinese Spring chromosome 1D, IWGSC CS RefSeq v2.1, whole genome shotgun sequence, encodes the following:
- the LOC123180022 gene encoding putative disease resistance protein RGA4, whose product is MAEYVVRPLVSMLTNKASSYLLDQYKVMNGMEEERETLKRKLLAILDVIQDAEEKGASRPGVSAWLEALKKAAYEANDVFDEFKYEALRREAKNKGHYKKLGFDIVSLFPAHNPIVFRYRMGKKLCRIVRKIENLVREMNDFGFNQTQQAPPSKQWRNTDSIIMDSEKDIVSRSRNEEKKKIVDILIDQAGNRDLMVLPIVGMGGLGKTTFAQLVYNDPVTKEHFQLQRWCCVSDDFDLVKIANNICETNEIHREKALRNLQNEVSGKRYLIVLDDVWNEVADKWEKLKTCLKHGAKGSAILTTTRNVQVAQIMKMCIDDSHNLGNLDKVFLNEIFENRAFCLQKPKAAELSGVVDKIMDRCGGSPLAAKAFGSMLSNKTSMKEWTDILARSNTCNEGTETFLVLKLSYDDLPSHLKQCFAFCAVFPKDYEIDVETLIQLWMAHDFIPLKEGDNLEKVGREIFDELTWRSFFQDVKRIPRREWRGELRPRTICKIHDLMHDIALSVMGKDCLTIVDRPNEKELLSTGPTRYLFSSYAYIRTLLDDYLKKHSPALQTLLYPYVYTSGSAPHLSKYNYLRALQLFRLRKLPLQPRHLQHLRYLDLSNNMLIEELPKEISILYNLQTLKLCKCISLGRLPEDMKYMENLRHLYTNGCSSLKCMPPGLGQLTSLQTLTYFVVSSSPGCSTIRELQDLNLGGDLELSHLQFATEVDAKACSLGNKEKLTHLSLKWGDDSSDELGHHRNVLDALKPHAALEFLRIRSYRGTGFPAWVVSINFLQHLTELQLDGCTMCEEFPQFGQFKSLEVLVLKRLNKLQSLCNHSSSAIFPALKDLRLKKLEIFERWVATEGEELAFPQLENVKIKDCPKLAILPEAPKLKFITLREEKAQLSLSIFKSRYMSCLSGVGLSVSDDTEAAPVTELDQDCEVSLWNLRLDGCNFLFCSTPLQPTVGVWKWFGQLVHLTIESCDMLIYWPEEEFRCLVSLNSLSINSCSKLVGHTQGKGCRTRTQVRDQLLPNLKELAIYHCGSLTELFVLPPSLTSIDMLDCNSLESILGQDDTELESIPHFDTASSSEHFNDLTSTCLLEQSLSPRINPLPCLNYLGITSCNKLRFVPAQLDALYFLDIANCNGLESLDCLGDLPLLEYLYLNRCKHLASVPGSLGSYSALQKLRIEYCPALNMKPLHGHLQQRLDSLELKDLSKAGSSHPNEGPKLWEPKSWKYMIPSLRKRESE